The Tubulanus polymorphus chromosome 4, tnTubPoly1.2, whole genome shotgun sequence genomic interval tatacatgtataaatatgTGAATGACGTTGAATGACTGTTTGCGTGACGTCTTATatcttaaaactgataattttATCATAGAAAAAAATCGTCTCCTAAAATATACGGAGATAatcttatcaatattatcatcaccAGCATGGCGCGACGTGAAGCGGCTGTATGCTGACACAGCTGTGTGTTATAATAGTACTGATTTATCATACATTCACTCCGCTATATCGATTTATAGCTacttaaaatatatatatatataagatagCGCCAACAATATATTCTCTTCTCTTCTCTAAAAGGAATGCTTCTTAATTAAACAGGACTCTCTTTAGCCACATATACACAATTATTACATCTCATCACAGTCCACATTCAACATACAGACagtatatatctatatctatatatatatatatataatattcattttcacaaaaatatcCAGTAAATTAATTACACGTATTAATCATTCGATTTAAAACTactatataatattaataataacaatcatcataatatatatgtatataataataGTTATCATTAGTAATAGATTTGTTCGATTTAAAACCAATTTGTTATTGCACATAGATTTATAACGCGATTTCGACGCCTGGCCGAAGCGACCGTCAGTGACCGTCGCCGCCTGGCCAAAACCGGCCCATCGGTGACCGTCGCCGCCTGGCCAAAACCGGCCCATCGGTGACCGTCGCCGCCTGGCCAAAACCGGCCCATCGGTGACCGTCGCCGCTTGGTCAATGCCGGTCCATCTGTGGCTGTCGCCAGCTGGCCGAGTCGGACCATCAGCGACTATTCCAGCGTTTACGGCACTCGGcgtgaaaaaaaactttcattCCCAAATAAATTCCTTCAAACTCCAAGAACTACTTGATATTTTCGCGGATGGCAGGTGGTATTAAAGCGGTGGGTTTTAATCCTTAATGTCGTTTTTTTGCGCGACCCTCAGTTTGAATGGTGCGCGTGCACAAATCGACACATTCTCCGAACGATGGGCGACTCTGATCACGGCTGTAGTCCATCTCGGCTAATCTGGACAACGACAAAATATAACAACAGGCGATTCGTAATATTGCTAATTTCGATAGTTTTTGATTATAAGAATAAGACGGTACTGCTCGTCTGAGATTCTCGAAAGCGGCGCTGATCGTGTGAACCCTCGACCGTTCACGGGCATTAGCCTCGATACGGCGTTCCATCGTCATACTTTTATAATTTTTGCGCGGTTTTCGACCGGACTGGTCCTCGTCGTCTCCCTGATAGAACGAATTCGGAGACTGGTTGCCGGCTCGGTTCATCTCGTCACCGGACTGATTGTGCGAGAAGAACGCGCCGGACATAGCGCCGTATTCGAATCCTTGAGGTACAGGTATAACCCCGGGTGGGAGGCGAATAGCGTCTAAATCCGGATCCGAACTGGACGAGACCCGAGACTCACGAGTTCTCAGCGTTAATTCCTCCTCGTCATCGTCTAAAGACGGAGTCGCCCCATCGTCGGAGCCATCCGAGCGGCGCGGACATATCTCAGGTGGTTCCAACGAACCCTCCATCGACCCAGGACTATCCGGACAAAATCGTTTAGTGCTATAATCACTCAATCGTCGCGGCTGGCTCATTTTGCGTTTATTTTTACGCGGATTGTGATGATTTTTGCCGCTGTTTTGAGAACCGGTCTTTTGGTTAATCCGTACGCATAATACATCATCATTATCGGACGATGTCGAATTGTTCGCATAATTCCCTTCGCTAACACTGCAGGTGTCTAGTGAATCCTCCATTCTCTGACACTGTGTATAATAACCAGGCTctgaaggagagagagagagagagagagaactcGGCTGCTGCTACCAGATGTTCCACCGTTAAAGAATGCTTTCCATGCGGCGTGATGTATTATTTATCGATAAACCAACTCTAACTAATCCGCATTTTAATCTCGAATAGTACTGCCACATCAGTATTAATACTCATTACAGTCAAAACGTATCTTATACCGGCACCGACGAGGTCTCAATGACTGATGAAATAGCTCAGCTGTTGTTCGAGTTTAAACAACAATAGCTTATGAAAATCACAACTCAACGCGTCCTGCGCAATCGCATGCTATTCAATGATATCACGACCAGGTGTTCTATGCTGTTCGGCGAGCGTAATTATTTAAACACACGGGGTGACGGCTGTCTGTTAGATTTCTGGTCGacgttcaaattcaaaccgCACAAAATCAACCCGACTCGACTAACGGTAATTAATCTTGTCGGCGCGTTTTAATTTTCGGAggcatttttgttttatggCGCACTGCGACATTTTACAGCGCAGCCAACAACCTGCCACCCCCAGGCACTGCACAATAGCTGCAACCTTAGCAACACAAAGTCTgatggagagagagaaacATCTGTCTAAATGCAAAATCAATGGGGACATAAATTACAGGCAGCTGGCAAGGCAAGTGGTCGCCTGCACCGCGCGGCTGTGTGTATGATTGGTGCACGAATAATTAATAAGGCGCAGCGCGGTTAATTAACCGCTAAAATATTTGCAGCCGAACAAAACCAGCGCCCTAAATAACAGCGCGAACTGAGCGCTTACACGGCGGCaccagtcaaattaaacacaGGTCATAGCAGCAATTCCGATAGTTTACTCGACGAATAAAAATCCGCGAGATATCGGTGACAATCCCGATACCGGTTACCAGGGATACTGTCGAAATTTCGAGAATTTTGGACGGGGAAGCGATAACTGGAATTGGTCATCTAATTGCGGAAGTCGCGATGTCACCGATGACTGCGTGGGTGACGCTAAGTCTTCTCGACATAAAAAGGCAAAAGAAAAGGTTGTCGTCGGTTTTTATTCCTAGAAATGGCAATTAATGCCCGCTAATGATTTTCTTATTGACTGCATGTCACTTCGCATAGAACCTTAGCGTCGTCGACAGTTTGGTATAAAACTGGACCGTAGAGTGGATACAATCAGTTCCTCTAGGACCGCGAGGACACGTCGGGGTGTCTTCTACACCAACCCGTATAAAATTCACATAAATGCCTCAACACGATTTGAGGTTTCAAAATTCTCGGATTCCTAAACCTACCCACATTCACTGACTCTGACTATTCGTCACAGTTTCTTGTGGGCGCAGCTGTTTATgtgatatcataaaataaaagCTATGTAAATTTGCCGTGAATCATCAAACAAATATATGTGAATACTATCGATATTCCATTCGGTAAATACTAGACAATACACGATATGTGTAGGACTGATGGGACACAAGTTGAACGAACCGAAAAATCTATAGCAATAGTGACCGCAAGTGGTTGTTGATGTATCCACACCTGGCATAGTAACGACCTTCGTTCCGTGGAGTGCGTGAAATCTATTCTTAAAAAGCCTCACAATCAAATGCAATAAACCAGCCCCGCAGTGGATGATTCAGTTTGGACGATATTTAGTTTATCTTGTAGCTCGAGACATCTGGTCGAACAAAAATCGATCTATTGTATTCGATTGTGTGGTGTTTATTTAGCGCAGTTTCCCGGCACTTGTTCTGACAAATAGCCGTTTGCTCTCGCGACGACCTGCTGGAAAGAAAGGCGAGAACAAGTGCAATATGGGCCGCGGGAGGCAGACACAGGTCATCACTATTCAATCCATTGTTTACCCGGGTTAATCAGGTGTATTAGGACCTCCCGGTGTCGGAAATTAAATCGCGATAGTTTCTGCCCCTCGTTCCGGGTCGAGATTAACGACACCGGATAAATAATTTGACGGATTTGAAATCACCCCGATCCGAATATCAACGATCCGTAAGACCCTCAAATCGACAAATTCCAAGAATTGTTTATTTAGCACTGCTCGCTAAAATGTACGCAGCCATAACGTATTGCGATGATTAATATCACCTACATTGAACATTGCACAGATGTAACGAATAAAATaatacatttttagaaatccagatggcagcaccttacAACCTGAAAATTTCAGTCCAACTCCACGATTTTCCGAACACTCACAACGATACCAAAGTCCAAAACCATGATTTAGCGAAAAATTATCATacatttgattattattaccaaATTAAACACGCATTGTGTGTTATCGGTATTCAtttataataaaatcaatatcccgaatgtttcttttatgtttaaaactACAAAATGCAACAAAAATTGCACATGCAAACATCGCCACCACCGACATCCAACGGACCTTCACTCTCCTCATAGCACCTTATATCTGCCTTTATTATGCGGCTGATATGAATTTtgctgaaatgaaaacaagaACATCAATATTATAGATAGAATCATATTTTTGCTTATACATTTAGAATTTCACGATGATTTTATCTTCACTTACCAATCGCACAAGTTCTTCCTTAATGAGACggacaatttcttttttcgctTTCTGAATCGCTAGTTCGCTCGTAGCTTCCATTGCCAGATATAGTTttggttcttcttctttcGGTTGTTTACCGGGAGGACAGTACGTACCTCGTACAGTGATACCGGCCTCAGAATACTCACAGATCTGAGCAAGAGCTTCCTataattataaacaacatgATACATAACACACCAGATCTCTAAATCTGAATTTAACTAACTTTTAACATGTCTgctgtttgtagttcattttcaattagaaatatctctGGTGAAGCGCTGAACACACGTGAAGTGtgaacgatcagtttttgaattgaaaaatacgAACCTTAGAAGTGACTTTCCATCGAGCGGTTTGTGGGAAATCATTGATTTCTAATTCTTCCTCGTAGCGTTTAAACGTTTCTACTTGTGATTCCTGTTGTTCTTTCTCCTCCTCGGCTTGTGGTCGATAACCCAACTTTTGATTGATCTTCTCAGCCATCTGTTCAGCTATCGTCTTTGACTGAAAAACGTACATTTTTTAAACGATaactgaattgaattcgaCGCTCTCCTCAGAGTCGCTCTCACTAGACACCTCAAGGCAAGACCAAAGTAACCTGGAGGCATTCCGTGTCCAGGGGATCTAACATCATTGTAACATTCAACAGTTTGAAAGATGGTAGCTAATCCACACGCCTAGTCGACCCTACCCAGTATCCCATACGCCAGCTAGGGCACAAAGGGTCTGAAAGAAGAATCAATCTTAATACAATCAATTGCGTTTAGCTTTAAGTAAAACTTACAGATACGTGAGGAGCTGCTGAAACCATTCCACCTTTCATAATAGCAGCTGCTGCCACCTGTGTGATATCCTGAGCCTCCGCTCCCAGATTACGCTGCATGTTGATCTTCGACGCGAGACGTTTCGCTAATTCGAGTTTCTGTTGATTCGTCGCCGTCGGTTGCGATTGTTGATTAATCATCGGTTTAGCGACGTCTGTTACGCGTTTACGACTCGCGAACATATCCTCAATTTGTTGATCGATCTAACAATAGATAAATATTACATTCAAATACGATCAGACTCTGAATTCAAGGAGCACTCGTCGTCAGGTGGATACTTACATCACCCCCGACATCTTCATCATCGGAATCCTGTAAACCTAACGCCGCtttctgtagttttttacGCTCAGCTGCCAGTTGTGCCTCAGTTTCATCGAATTTAAATCCTTTACCCTTAAATCCACTTGTCGTGTTTATTTTACGCCCTTCCTGCAACGAGtagaatcaaataaaaattcatttattcaatcgaaatgatgattttagaagttGAGTTTTGAATTCTTACTATTTCGGCTTGTAGTTTATAACTCTCCCAAAGTCGTCGTAAATCGAAAGGAACCGGTGAATTCGACAACTCTAAAGCTTTAATGATGTCATTAGCGTGTCGTCCTTGTTCCGGAGACAGGAACGTTACTGCGAATCCTTTATTTCCTGCTCGTCCTGTACGACTACaaacattgataaaaatattacaGTAAAACTTGCGCGACGTCGCCGTCATCtgattactgaagtcatctctaatTCTGAGGCCTAATTTCTATTTGCAATTTATTCTACCAAGTATTTATTGGATAAGACATCGATGATTCTCACAACTACAATGACTTTGATTGTATGCACATTTTCAATCAAGAAACACAAAGACTAGATTTACCGTAAAGTACACAATAATTCGTACAACTTACCCACAACGATGCACGTAATCCTCGTAATGATTCGGACAGTCGTAATTAACAACCAAAATTAAATCTTTAACGTCGAGACCACGAGCAGCGACTGAGGTAGCAACCTACAATAATACATTCTCTTTATAGTCGGAGCGATTCAAGTTTGGAAGTGGAGTCAATTATGGGATGAATATTCTAAGTTAACACATTTATAATCACAGTTAAACCTGAATTTCAATCTGCTATTGTACCCTGAAACTAGTGTTTATAAGAAGTAATGAGATCCCTAGATGTTCATTATCTGAGTTTTACAAACACTATGTAACATAACTTTCAACAAaacagggcccagttgcacggtcatgacttaagtccaaaagtggtctcatATCTTacgactggtcttaagtcgttagattggctatagaactaaaagtTGGTGTTAGACTtgtgactatgcaaccggccccagagtCCAACTTCTGTAAATCACTTACCAATAGTTTAATATTACCATTCTTGAAATCGACTATAGTACTATCACGATCGTATTGATCTATACCGCCGTGTAACGACATACACGGATACGAATGTTTCATtagatttttcattaattcatcGGCATGTTCCTGTTTATCAACAAATATCAACACGCTGCCCTGTTCCTGATAGATACCCAACAACTCGAGCAGTTTGAAGAACTTCTGGTCATCTTCAATTATAACctaaataatcaaataaatcaacgCTTGATTTAAACAATTCTAGACAGTATCTTCTCAGAATACGAGATCCACCACTGTCAGTATCATTCCCACCACGTCAAAGTGAGTGGTTTATTCCAGTTCAGCCTTCGATTTAAGTTTCTAATCATCAAGAAAATACAGGAAAGAAATGAGTTAAACTTCTTCTGATGGTGAAATCAGTAAACTCTTGAAAATGATAAGCAGATTTGATATGTGTTTGGATGTTATATGGTGAGGTTATTGCTATTTCCACTTATATCTGATTTCAGCCTCTTAAAGCCAAGTAAAGGTGTTCAAAATCACTTACAACTTCTTGAGAAACATCTGAACAAACGACACTTCTTCCTCCGACCTGAATTTCAATCGGTTTTGTTAGTATTCGTCGAGCTAATGCTTCCATCTGACGAGGAAACGTCGCTGAGAACATAACAGTTTGTCGATCTGGACGTATATTATCCATTATTCTCATCACCTACGCAGAAAACATACATTTTTCTATTGtaattttccaaattttaATCAAGTATTTCATCATTGGTGATTTTCTCAAATAGACATGGGGCCTTCATATAAATGGACCTCCCATCAAACTATAGGGATGTCAACGTTCTAAATGTGACTGGTTAATAAAAGTTATTTCTAAGAAAAATTGCTGAAGGAAGTTGCCCTCAGCAAATACTAGGCGAAGTGTAGGATGAATTTCCGAAATATTGCCCGAAATctgtcaaatatttcaaaactgtgaaaatatcattttgatattcGCAAGTTTTTCCTGGAAATACGAAAATAAACCAGAATCAGGTATGGATTGAATGAAGTGTTTACCTGCGGTTCAAATCCCATATCAAACATTCGATCAGCTTCATCTAATACAACATACGTACAACGTCTGAGATTAGTTACACGACCTAGAAAAACAgacaaaccaaaccaaactaTAATTAACAATAGAAATCTCGTTAGAACTAAACATCTAGAATCAGTTCCACATTCACAATCCACagcaaattgaaaatgaacttgttTTTTTACTTCAAATTCAACCGCCCAACAAGGAACTAGGTCAAATTCAACCGCCCAACAAGGAACTAGGTCAAATTCAACCGCCCAACAAGGAAATCGGTCAAATTCAACTGCCCAACAAGGAAATCGGTCCTGATCTTCTTCTCTCCAAAAGGGAATACCGATGATACCGGTATTTGCTTTGCCGACAATCAGTATTTTTGGCTTCAACCACACTTCCAAGTTACAAATAGGGACAGAACTTTAACTGacaaaatgatattcaatcctgTTTATACAAATACCTTACATCAAGCCAATAAAGGGCGCACTGAAAACAAACTACAATAGAGTCAGTGGCGACACCTATATTAAAACAAGAGCGAGAGATTAAAAACACGAGATGTGTGGGAGACAGTCGACCGACCAGGTGGCGCTACCTACAACCATCGTTCAGCGTTGAATTCCGTTTTTGATCAGGTTGTCTCTTTTACGATCAGTTTCCACATTCTCTGATGTCTGTTCCAAAAACAATCTTTTCAACATCGCACGTGATCTGTCTACATAACCTATACATAATCGTAAACCTTTTCTATAGCTCTTGTTCTACAGCGTTGAGTTTGGTTTAGGCGCTAAAAAGATACTTCCTatcatcatttcaaaaatacagTCTTTATAAGACTTAGGCTATTCTCGACACTTCAAAGAACTTTAAGGACCGAACCTTCCTCCCAGACCTACGTATCTAGCTATTATGAAACCGGCATCagtaaatttgattgaaacaaTCTTTACACTTGTCAAACGAGTTTTCTTCTGATCACCTGTCAAACTGAGGAGGTAAAATTATCTACTTACCGCTGTTAGCGGCTAACATGTCGATCATTCTACCAGGAGTACAGACGATTATCTCACAGCCGCGACGCAACTCAGCGATCTGTTCAGATATACCGGTTCCACCATATACACACACTACACGTAATCCTAACGGTTTACCGAACTTCTTCGCTTCCTTAGAAATCTGCATCGCTAACTCACGAGTTGGTGTCATAATTACAGCTACAACAAAATCAATCAtagaatttagaaatataCCTCTGAATGAACCCATGATACAAAATAATAGAGAATTGTGACATTTCTGATTAAATGATATTAGCCATTTTCAGTTCGTTTTTCTTCAGTTACTTGTTCATGGAAACTAAGATCTATAAATATTTGTTCGAAAAGTTCCATAGTTTTATAAGTGTTATTGACTCTACAGTTTTAAGATTTGTTACACACAGAGAACTGATAGTTAAACTTACAAAGAGGTCCATCTTCAGCATCTAGAGGAGGCTGGTCTAATATATGTCTGTACATGGGAAGTAGAAATGCTAATGTTTTACCGCTGCCTGTTTTAGCTATACCGATAATATCTCGACCGGACATTACAGCAGGGATCGCCTGAGCTTGAATCGGAGTCGGCTTTTCATATCCATTCCTGAAAATATGCGAAAAAACTTCAATCACGATAGAAACAGGAACCTGAACAGAACTATTTAACATGCACGTGGGGCACCTCACGTGGGGCACCTCTCGTTATCATcaacatattgataaatgaagtaaaaaattTTATGAGCAAGAGGAGATTCTTCTAGTGTTAcatagttttagttttgaACTAAATACAGATTCTATATGAAATCTGGGGACAGAGCTCTAAATGTTTTACATCCTCGTAGTGCACCTCTTTATCATATTGATGAAGAGATTTTAAACTTGACAGTTtgtttcaaactgaaaataatagatTTCTTGTGAAACGATGACTGTTTAAACCTACTTTTTCAGGACTTCCAGACTCTTTTTAGTGACTCCACATTGCGCCCAGGATTTGATTGGTTTAGGGCAACCCTTTCCATTCACCTTAATACCTTCTAGTTCAATACGCAAAGCGTTTACATCTGAAAACGCGAAGTTTGATATTACGTAATTTGCAATATTTTACAAcgattaatttgaaattacGAATGACGAACCTTCTTGTGTCATTTGAGCGATTTCTGGAACCTCGACGTAAAAATCTTTACGGAACGGAGCGTAGTATATTTTATCATGATTTACGACCTCAAGTTCCTGTCAAtcaaaatacatcgatattaACTCCTCCCACTTCAAACACTTCTCAGTTTAGCTCGACTCCTCAGTTACAACAGGGGTCAAAAGGTTCATTGTGCCACCAGTAAGAACAAGAcacaaaaccaaaaatttcCTGATCTTGAATTCCCCAATTatccctgatctgtaagaaccctggaCCCAGTCGCACAGTGGTGGATTAAGAGTTGACTCTTGAGTTGaaaattgttcattttcaatgagttagctctgagtcaaatcttaacacagaactgtggaaccggagcCTGG includes:
- the LOC141903326 gene encoding uncharacterized protein LOC141903326, whose translation is MEDSLDTCSVSEGNYANNSTSSDNDDVLCVRINQKTGSQNSGKNHHNPRKNKRKMSQPRRLSDYSTKRFCPDSPGSMEGSLEPPEICPRRSDGSDDGATPSLDDDEEELTLRTRESRVSSSSDPDLDAIRLPPGVIPVPQGFEYGAMSGAFFSHNQSGDEMNRAGNQSPNSFYQGDDEDQSGRKPRKNYKSMTMERRIEANARERSRVHTISAAFENLRRAVPSYSYNQKLSKLAILRIACCYILSLSRLAEMDYSRDQSRPSFGECVDLCTRTIQTEGRAKKRH
- the LOC141903609 gene encoding putative ATP-dependent RNA helicase DDX46 isoform X2, translated to MPSGRSYRKRSQSSSSNNSSKSRSRSPATTTSSKKKKRIDSPGPSSSSRSRNTRRSRSRDRYNPRSGNNRRSRSRDRRRSRSRDRRDRRRSRERDRERRRSRSRDRSDRKERTRHKKSRSKSRSKSKEKTEKPPQKFKEGALQVKDEPLDKEAEQKRLEEEMRKRRERIEKWRNERRKNADIVPINIAPANKKAWNLEDDDDDDENDQGNTSTLGDDEVDPLDAFMQGVNDEVKTIKDSDKTVGDKAKNGAELAAAASKVTVVTGVSKRKFDPSKRKGELMLNNMDAMEYSSEEEEEDLDSAMAGFNNNKKKKELEVVNHDKIYYAPFRKDFYVEVPEIAQMTQEDVNALRIELEGIKVNGKGCPKPIKSWAQCGVTKKSLEVLKKNGYEKPTPIQAQAIPAVMSGRDIIGIAKTGSGKTLAFLLPMYRHILDQPPLDAEDGPLSVIMTPTRELAMQISKEAKKFGKPLGLRVVCVYGGTGISEQIAELRRGCEIIVCTPGRMIDMLAANSGRVTNLRRCTYVVLDEADRMFDMGFEPQVMRIMDNIRPDRQTVMFSATFPRQMEALARRILTKPIEIQVGGRSVVCSDVSQEVVIIEDDQKFFKLLELLGIYQEQGSVLIFVDKQEHADELMKNLMKHSYPCMSLHGGIDQYDRDSTIVDFKNGNIKLLVATSVAARGLDVKDLILVVNYDCPNHYEDYVHRCGRTGRAGNKGFAVTFLSPEQGRHANDIIKALELSNSPVPFDLRRLWESYKLQAEIEGRKINTTSGFKGKGFKFDETEAQLAAERKKLQKAALGLQDSDDEDVGGDIDQQIEDMFASRKRVTDVAKPMINQQSQPTATNQQKLELAKRLASKINMQRNLGAEAQDITQVAAAAIMKGGMVSAAPHVSSKTIAEQMAEKINQKLGYRPQAEEEKEQQESQVETFKRYEEELEINDFPQTARWKVTSKEALAQICEYSEAGITVRGTYCPPGKQPKEEEPKLYLAMEATSELAIQKAKKEIVRLIKEELVRLQNSYQPHNKGRYKVL
- the LOC141903609 gene encoding putative ATP-dependent RNA helicase DDX46 isoform X1 — encoded protein: MPSGRSYRKRSQSSSSNNSSKSRSRSPATTTSSKKKKRIDSPGPSSSSRSRNTRRSRSRDRYNPRSGNNRRSRSRDRRRSRSRDRRDRRRSRERDRERSRRSRSRDRSDRKERTRHKKSRSKSRSKSKEKTEKPPQKFKEGALQVKDEPLDKEAEQKRLEEEMRKRRERIEKWRNERRKNADIVPINIAPANKKAWNLEDDDDDDENDQGNTSTLGDDEVDPLDAFMQGVNDEVKTIKDSDKTVGDKAKNGAELAAAASKVTVVTGVSKRKFDPSKRKGELMLNNMDAMEYSSEEEEEDLDSAMAGFNNNKKKKELEVVNHDKIYYAPFRKDFYVEVPEIAQMTQEDVNALRIELEGIKVNGKGCPKPIKSWAQCGVTKKSLEVLKKNGYEKPTPIQAQAIPAVMSGRDIIGIAKTGSGKTLAFLLPMYRHILDQPPLDAEDGPLSVIMTPTRELAMQISKEAKKFGKPLGLRVVCVYGGTGISEQIAELRRGCEIIVCTPGRMIDMLAANSGRVTNLRRCTYVVLDEADRMFDMGFEPQVMRIMDNIRPDRQTVMFSATFPRQMEALARRILTKPIEIQVGGRSVVCSDVSQEVVIIEDDQKFFKLLELLGIYQEQGSVLIFVDKQEHADELMKNLMKHSYPCMSLHGGIDQYDRDSTIVDFKNGNIKLLVATSVAARGLDVKDLILVVNYDCPNHYEDYVHRCGRTGRAGNKGFAVTFLSPEQGRHANDIIKALELSNSPVPFDLRRLWESYKLQAEIEGRKINTTSGFKGKGFKFDETEAQLAAERKKLQKAALGLQDSDDEDVGGDIDQQIEDMFASRKRVTDVAKPMINQQSQPTATNQQKLELAKRLASKINMQRNLGAEAQDITQVAAAAIMKGGMVSAAPHVSSKTIAEQMAEKINQKLGYRPQAEEEKEQQESQVETFKRYEEELEINDFPQTARWKVTSKEALAQICEYSEAGITVRGTYCPPGKQPKEEEPKLYLAMEATSELAIQKAKKEIVRLIKEELVRLQNSYQPHNKGRYKVL